In Alkalihalobacillus sp. TS-13, the following are encoded in one genomic region:
- a CDS encoding polysaccharide biosynthesis protein produces MRNKTILITGGTGSWGHELVKQLLEKDPKEIRIFSRNEASQVHMQHEFEYNPKLTFIIGDIREYQGLAKASEGVDYIYHLAALKHVPICEHQPYEALKTNVLGTQHVIEAAIQNKVEKVIYISTDKAANPSNFYGMTKAIGEKLIIYANVLSPSTKFVCVRGGNVLGTNGSVIHVFKRQIQQKGEIGITDKRMTRFFLTLQDAIKLLFKATDESRGGEIFVMKMPTCKIMDLAEVLIDASGKEGVTIKESGIRPGEKLHEILLSEYESNTTVYFDEEYFVILPTIEIKDLKEHYQHFKKIDLHSYSSHEMLMSKDEIKEMLQKGGFLS; encoded by the coding sequence TTGCGAAACAAAACGATATTGATTACAGGAGGAACGGGCTCATGGGGGCATGAACTTGTCAAACAACTGCTAGAAAAAGATCCGAAAGAAATCCGGATATTTTCACGTAATGAAGCAAGTCAAGTCCACATGCAGCATGAATTCGAATATAATCCCAAACTGACTTTCATAATCGGTGATATCCGAGAGTATCAAGGATTGGCAAAAGCATCAGAAGGTGTGGATTATATTTATCACCTGGCAGCGCTAAAACATGTACCGATTTGTGAACATCAGCCATATGAAGCGCTTAAAACGAATGTGTTAGGTACACAACATGTCATTGAAGCAGCTATCCAAAATAAAGTTGAAAAAGTCATCTATATTTCAACAGATAAAGCAGCGAACCCCTCCAATTTCTACGGCATGACAAAAGCGATTGGCGAAAAGCTGATCATTTATGCGAATGTCCTCAGTCCATCCACAAAGTTCGTCTGTGTCAGAGGCGGGAACGTTCTAGGTACGAACGGCAGTGTTATCCATGTTTTCAAACGTCAAATCCAACAGAAGGGTGAAATTGGCATTACCGACAAAAGGATGACCCGATTTTTCCTCACCTTACAAGATGCAATCAAACTATTATTCAAAGCAACAGATGAAAGCAGGGGTGGAGAGATCTTTGTAATGAAGATGCCAACATGCAAAATCATGGATCTGGCGGAGGTGTTGATTGATGCTTCAGGGAAAGAAGGGGTTACGATTAAAGAGTCTGGTATTCGCCCAGGGGAGAAATTGCATGAAATTTTACTCTCTGAATATGAGAGCAATACGACTGTTTACTTTGATGAAGAATATTTCGTCATCCTGCCTACTATCGAAATCAAAGATCTTAAAGAGCATTACCAGCATTTCAAAAAGATCGATCTTCACAGTTATAGTTCCCATGAAATGTTGATGTCTAAAGATGAAATCAAGGAAATGCTGCAAAAAGGTGGATTTTTGTCATGA
- a CDS encoding NAD(P)-dependent oxidoreductase produces MRIDEKRILITGASGFTGIHAVNSAARMGMQVTCISRKPIPHPFSKNISCDLTKYSEIDKTVKEIKPDYVLHLAGFNNANRSWESPLQCMESNVLGTLNLLESIRNHVPASRTLIVGSALQYSLCQNERPPHPYSLSKTFQVLLSKEWKTLFSMDIALAKPTNLIGPGNSAGICAKVAQKIVAAEQQEEAVHVHLHNSKAQCDFVDVRDTVDAYMLILTSKCKIDQFDIGSGHSRTLEELMSHFAKATPQRLQFTKDHSIESPPIKIEIETIRSLGWRPKYTLQNSLEDTIAFYKSKNNNCRK; encoded by the coding sequence ATGCGTATCGATGAGAAACGTATTCTCATAACTGGTGCTTCTGGTTTTACAGGGATACATGCAGTAAATTCTGCAGCCCGAATGGGGATGCAAGTGACTTGTATCAGCAGGAAACCAATCCCGCATCCCTTTTCTAAAAATATTTCCTGTGATCTGACTAAATACAGTGAAATTGATAAAACCGTAAAGGAAATCAAACCCGATTATGTGTTGCATCTGGCTGGATTCAATAATGCTAACCGCTCCTGGGAATCACCACTTCAATGTATGGAAAGTAACGTTTTAGGAACCCTCAATCTGTTAGAGTCGATTCGTAATCATGTACCGGCCTCCCGAACATTGATTGTAGGTTCTGCACTTCAATATTCCCTCTGTCAAAATGAAAGACCCCCACACCCTTATAGTCTCAGCAAAACGTTCCAGGTCTTATTATCGAAAGAGTGGAAAACCCTATTTTCTATGGATATAGCACTGGCAAAGCCGACCAACCTGATTGGACCTGGAAATTCAGCAGGGATTTGTGCGAAGGTTGCCCAAAAAATCGTCGCTGCAGAACAACAGGAAGAAGCAGTCCATGTTCACCTTCACAATAGCAAAGCACAATGTGATTTCGTCGATGTCCGGGATACAGTTGATGCCTATATGTTGATTTTAACATCGAAATGCAAAATCGATCAGTTTGATATCGGATCGGGTCATAGCAGGACCCTGGAAGAATTAATGAGTCACTTCGCAAAAGCAACGCCACAACGGCTGCAGTTTACAAAAGATCATTCAATCGAGTCTCCACCTATCAAGATCGAAATAGAAACAATTCGTTCATTAGGATGGAGGCCGAAATACACACTTCAAAATTCTTTAGAGGACACGATCGCCTTCTATAAATCAAAAAACAATAATTGTAGGAAATGA
- a CDS encoding glycosyltransferase, translated as MENSHPLISVVIPFYNCAYVDQAIQSALRQTYRNFEIIVVDDGSSEHKTLLNPYLNQIRYISKENGGTATALNTGIQSARGELIAWLSSDDIFLPEKLYKQVTLMRTTGADMVYSNFNLIDETSQVYKKDVGLIIDHRIDFLKQLQKSCPVNGSTVLLKKELFTTVGWFDETLNYTQDYDMWIRMAAKFKMNVLNESLLNYRIHDKMGSKKYVKGQWEEIRMIQQKYKGMLARLIHCEENGNNGDCE; from the coding sequence TTGGAAAATTCACACCCGTTAATCAGTGTGGTTATACCTTTCTATAACTGTGCTTATGTTGATCAGGCTATACAAAGTGCCCTTCGGCAGACCTATCGGAATTTTGAAATCATTGTCGTTGACGACGGTTCCTCGGAACATAAAACATTACTCAACCCCTATTTAAACCAGATCCGTTATATTTCCAAAGAAAATGGCGGGACAGCTACTGCCCTGAATACTGGTATACAGTCTGCAAGGGGAGAACTGATTGCATGGTTGAGCTCGGATGATATTTTCCTTCCCGAAAAACTGTACAAGCAAGTAACGTTAATGCGAACGACTGGAGCCGATATGGTATATTCCAACTTCAACCTGATCGATGAAACCAGTCAAGTTTACAAAAAGGATGTTGGATTGATCATTGACCACAGAATCGATTTCTTGAAACAACTTCAAAAGAGCTGTCCTGTGAATGGGAGTACTGTCCTTTTAAAAAAAGAACTTTTTACAACGGTTGGCTGGTTCGATGAAACATTGAATTACACACAGGATTACGATATGTGGATCAGGATGGCAGCAAAATTTAAAATGAACGTCTTGAATGAATCTTTATTGAATTACCGTATCCATGACAAAATGGGATCGAAAAAATATGTAAAGGGGCAATGGGAAGAAATTCGTATGATCCAACAAAAGTACAAAGGGATGTTAGCGCGATTAATCCATTGTGAAGAAAATGGAAATAACGGAGATTGTGAGTGA
- a CDS encoding glycosyltransferase family A protein, translated as MPINTTERKDRDIEISIIIPTYNKFPQNLLTLYSIENQHFDLSKIEVIMIDDCSTDKTKTLVNRNFPFRFILLRNMKNRGRPASRNRGIKSASGKVLLFLDAEILVPPDFLKIHYDYHQQHPQLVLTGIMCIRKLYSVLYPDFSQDQLMECKQVAGKLSEFKMKFTRFEKNPAVICLIDKMHISSGMYTSLSVQSPYERFYRRTIIANYGYDLKGYRLPWQLFGTGHVSVSRKAIDQVGMFAEYPGYGWDDLEMGYRLYRNGAVYLSDKNLISYHQEHPVSNTIQDESKRNYYKFQETYREIDQMIISLTFLPKPFNLHEVNQILINYQNLCKQYPDRFHLVKRTFQNMLVQIGLLVRDNRPVSNLIQPTLGKKEYSALVNEKNELKKLEKYRTFMRCFNRLWHLKKT; from the coding sequence ATGCCCATAAATACAACTGAACGGAAAGATCGTGACATTGAAATCAGCATCATCATTCCCACCTACAATAAATTTCCGCAAAATCTTTTGACTTTGTATTCCATTGAAAATCAACATTTCGACCTTTCCAAAATCGAAGTAATCATGATTGATGATTGTTCCACTGATAAAACGAAAACACTCGTAAATCGGAATTTTCCTTTTCGATTCATACTGTTGCGGAATATGAAAAATAGAGGAAGGCCAGCATCTCGCAATAGGGGAATCAAATCTGCCAGTGGAAAGGTTCTTCTTTTCTTGGATGCAGAAATCCTTGTCCCGCCTGATTTTCTTAAAATCCATTACGACTATCATCAGCAACATCCCCAACTTGTTCTGACAGGGATTATGTGTATAAGGAAATTATATTCTGTCCTTTATCCGGATTTTTCACAAGATCAACTTATGGAATGCAAACAGGTTGCAGGAAAGTTATCGGAATTCAAAATGAAATTCACTCGTTTCGAAAAGAACCCTGCTGTCATATGCTTGATTGATAAAATGCATATTTCAAGCGGAATGTATACGTCATTATCTGTTCAAAGTCCTTACGAACGGTTTTATAGAAGGACGATCATCGCTAATTATGGGTACGACCTTAAAGGATACCGGCTACCCTGGCAATTGTTTGGAACTGGCCATGTATCTGTATCTCGAAAAGCAATCGATCAAGTCGGAATGTTTGCAGAATATCCAGGGTACGGATGGGACGATTTGGAGATGGGATACCGGCTATATAGAAATGGAGCGGTATACTTAAGTGACAAGAATCTGATCAGTTATCATCAGGAGCATCCTGTTTCAAATACGATACAGGATGAGTCGAAACGAAATTATTATAAATTCCAAGAAACGTACAGGGAGATCGATCAGATGATCATTAGCCTTACCTTTCTGCCTAAGCCCTTCAATTTGCATGAAGTCAACCAAATCCTGATCAATTACCAAAATTTATGCAAACAATATCCAGATCGATTTCATCTAGTCAAACGTACTTTTCAAAACATGCTAGTCCAAATCGGACTGTTGGTGAGGGATAATCGACCAGTGTCCAACCTTATTCAGCCAACATTGGGCAAAAAGGAATATTCTGCATTAGTGAATGAAAAAAATGAGTTGAAGAAATTGGAGAAGT
- a CDS encoding SDR family oxidoreductase, with product MNVLVLGGHGMAGHMIVNYFKSLAEYEITFTHRSPAEQEGIYLDVSKEENLRTILRKVKPDVVINCVGILNQSAAEYPIDAIKVNSLLPHILKSELSTIGGKLIHISTDCVFDGARGNYSESAQPDGTSMYAKTKALGEVTESPHLTIRTSIIGPELKDGIGLFNWFMKQEGEVNGYTNVLWNGVTTLELAKTIHTFIQQDIKGLYHLTAPETLSKHALLLKFQKIFNKTDIVIHSFEDAVCDRTLLNTRKEIDYRLPHYDEMLLELRDWMKVNAYR from the coding sequence ATGAACGTGCTCGTTTTAGGCGGTCATGGGATGGCAGGGCATATGATCGTCAACTATTTTAAGAGTTTGGCAGAGTATGAGATTACTTTCACTCATCGCAGCCCGGCAGAACAAGAGGGAATCTATCTTGACGTAAGTAAGGAAGAAAACCTCAGAACTATACTCCGGAAGGTGAAACCTGATGTTGTCATCAATTGTGTCGGTATCTTGAATCAAAGTGCCGCTGAGTATCCGATTGATGCCATTAAGGTTAACAGCCTCTTGCCGCACATTCTGAAAAGTGAGCTTTCAACGATTGGTGGAAAGCTGATCCATATCAGTACGGATTGTGTGTTTGATGGTGCAAGAGGTAATTATTCAGAATCAGCGCAACCAGATGGTACAAGTATGTATGCAAAGACAAAAGCACTGGGAGAGGTAACAGAAAGTCCGCACTTGACGATCAGAACATCCATCATCGGTCCGGAGTTGAAGGATGGAATCGGATTATTCAACTGGTTCATGAAACAAGAAGGAGAGGTGAATGGTTACACAAACGTTCTCTGGAATGGTGTAACCACATTAGAATTAGCGAAAACAATTCATACATTCATCCAACAAGATATCAAGGGTCTTTACCACCTTACAGCTCCAGAAACCCTCTCCAAACATGCACTACTCCTCAAGTTCCAAAAAATCTTCAATAAAACAGATATCGTCATCCATTCCTTTGAAGATGCTGTATGTGATCGCACCTTATTGAATACACGGAAGGAAATTGATTACAGACTTCCACATTATGATGAAATGCTTTTGGAGTTGCGAGATTGGATGAAAGTGAATGCGTATCGATGA